A region of Ursus arctos isolate Adak ecotype North America unplaced genomic scaffold, UrsArc2.0 scaffold_31, whole genome shotgun sequence DNA encodes the following proteins:
- the LOC113248165 gene encoding zinc finger protein with KRAB and SCAN domains 8-like: MDPHQQIASMYNRDTLQIPEYEKTSQYMNQVQRHEDRPTEERRYTCSECGKKFAQSSGLVRHRRIHTGEKPYECDHCGKAFSVRSTLTVHERIHTGEKPYTCNECRKGFSVRAHLIIHQRIHNGEKPYECNECGKAFSVSSDLIKHQRIHSGEKPYECDECGKAFGVSSALIKHQRIHTGEKPYECKECGKAFYVNSALINHQRIHSGEKPYECGECRKAFSQISTLIHHQRIHTGEKPYECDECGKAFRGSSNLTKHQKIHAKGKCPQ; the protein is encoded by the coding sequence ATGGACCCACACCAGCAGATTGCCAGCATGTATAATAGGGATACATTACAGATTCCTGAGTATGAAAAAACCTCTCAGTATATGAACCAGGTACAAAGGCATGAGGACAGGCCCACAGAAGAAAGACGGTATACATGTAGTGAATGTGGAAAGAAGTTTGCTCAGAGCTCAGGCCTTGTTCGACATCGGAgaatccacactggagagaaaccctatgagtgTGATCACTGTGGAAAAGCCTTCAGTGTGCGCTCAACCCTCACTGTGCATGAAAGAATCCACACTGGCGAGAAGCCCTATACTTGTAATGAGTGTAGGAAAGGCTTCAGTGTGAGGGCACACCTGATCATCCATCAGAGAATCCACaatggagagaaaccctatgagtgTAATGAGTGTGGCAAAGCCTTTAGTGTGAGCTCAGACCTTATCAAACATCAGAGAATCCACTCTGGTGAAAAGCCCTATGAGTGTGatgagtgtgggaaagccttcggCGTGAGCTCAGCCCTCATCAAACATCAGAGAatccacacaggagagaagccGTATGAGTGTAAggagtgtgggaaggccttctACGTGAACTCTGCCCTTATTAATCATCAGAGGATTCACTCTGGAGAAAAGCCCTATGAGTGTGGAGAATGTAGGAAAGCATTCAGCCAAATCTCCACCCTTATCCATCACCAGAgaatccacactggagagaagccgTACGAGTGTGACGAGTGTGGGAAAGCTTTCCGTGGGAGTTCTAATCTTACTAAACACCAGAAAATACATGCCAAAGGAAAGTGTCCTCAGTGA